From a single Nostoc sp. MS1 genomic region:
- a CDS encoding pentapeptide repeat-containing protein, with translation MGKRLSQVWQQFRQSFSVSETFNTSIDTGKAVLEAAKTLKEQSASLEILKPVLQNSSSLLDVLCSPMAQVVGAGLPFVPIGIALLKFAREVSKQDPSLEDCVFIVSQAAYLESTKEILRLYPHVNWDAQPDTIEAVTKQLQKLDDVELDYQSASQVITCFHKSKLADIFNQVLLSRLAAAKISSEFAQLVTQRIAWNTHRYILQAWIEAGDVVKNIIQPSLGDWHREQQKFQSIDDYLEKHIAKKPFESVFDEKFAFKDIYVPIKAKLVDTNGKIDDEKDSFNLDTWAKKILLNADNLEQVMFIQGGPGRGKSVFCRMFAYAVWRQLYPLWTPILIRLRDIDTFESRLENTIKAELKYNFIQGDASWLTNPNTRFLFILDGFDELHIETRHNLKLGDFIKQVAGFQKECKDYGEMGHRVIITGRSMALQGIPDLPRNLERVEIVEMDRQLQQQWLNKWETVQIHKGKTAAFEQFLQSDKCPHEVKKLAQEPLLLYLLAAMYRDWKLDIHKLEQASDHRTAKIIIYQEAVNWVLTKQRSERDGTDLNIGLTKQKPEDLKRILTEAAVCVVQSGGEFASMSMLETRLQDDETAKALIEKAKEKLGDEALKTALAAFYIRPAEKQEGGVEFFHKSFGEFLFAERLKARLKAWTQYYDADDGRQPIISEVSMNWEIYDLLGYGGLTWEIVDYLMGLLTENQDFPWVELFKRLDKFYSKWCQGKFIDTAEETLPQKKLRQLQRYGITGLGQRQVDVYAGLNVMILLLELHRYAQERDDIKEEIVFYPSGKPEENFRTTQLLRIINYSEGLELGNFIKIVGQFLSGADLSGADLSGADLSGADLSGASLSGVDLSGADLSDTSLSHADLNGADFSRADLSHVSLYGADLSHADLTYADLYGADLSDTYLTDADLSRVDLSHAGLYGADLSGTDLGECARTKYSN, from the coding sequence ATGGGCAAGCGCTTATCACAAGTTTGGCAACAATTTCGGCAATCATTTTCAGTATCAGAGACTTTCAATACAAGTATTGACACAGGTAAAGCAGTTTTAGAAGCAGCCAAAACCCTTAAAGAACAGAGTGCTAGTCTAGAAATTCTCAAACCAGTTCTACAAAACTCATCTTCCTTATTAGATGTGTTGTGTTCACCGATGGCGCAGGTAGTAGGTGCAGGGTTGCCATTTGTACCAATTGGCATTGCTTTGTTAAAATTTGCCCGTGAAGTAAGCAAGCAAGACCCATCTTTAGAAGACTGTGTTTTCATAGTCAGTCAAGCAGCATATTTGGAAAGTACCAAAGAAATTTTGAGACTTTATCCTCATGTTAATTGGGATGCACAGCCGGATACTATTGAAGCGGTAACAAAACAACTACAAAAACTTGATGATGTTGAATTAGATTATCAAAGTGCAAGTCAAGTAATCACCTGCTTCCATAAATCTAAATTAGCAGATATTTTCAACCAAGTTTTATTAAGCAGATTAGCAGCAGCAAAGATTTCTTCAGAATTTGCCCAACTCGTAACGCAGCGTATAGCTTGGAACACTCACCGCTACATTCTTCAAGCCTGGATAGAAGCTGGTGATGTCGTCAAAAATATCATACAACCTTCCTTGGGCGACTGGCACAGAGAACAGCAAAAGTTTCAGAGTATTGATGATTATTTAGAAAAGCATATTGCTAAGAAACCTTTTGAATCTGTTTTTGATGAGAAATTTGCCTTTAAAGATATTTATGTACCCATCAAAGCCAAACTTGTAGATACCAATGGCAAGATAGATGACGAAAAAGATTCATTTAATTTAGACACTTGGGCAAAAAAAATTCTGTTAAATGCGGATAACTTGGAACAAGTGATGTTCATCCAAGGAGGCCCAGGACGAGGTAAAAGTGTCTTCTGTAGAATGTTTGCTTATGCAGTGTGGCGACAGTTATACCCACTTTGGACACCGATTTTAATTAGGCTCAGAGATATCGATACTTTTGAATCGCGGTTAGAAAATACCATCAAAGCAGAATTAAAATATAACTTCATTCAAGGTGATGCAAGCTGGTTAACTAATCCCAATACGCGGTTTTTATTTATCCTTGATGGTTTTGATGAACTGCATATTGAAACAAGACATAACCTTAAGTTGGGAGACTTCATTAAACAAGTAGCAGGATTTCAAAAAGAGTGTAAAGACTACGGTGAAATGGGGCATCGAGTCATCATTACTGGTAGGTCGATGGCTTTACAAGGTATCCCTGACTTACCCCGGAATTTGGAACGGGTGGAGATTGTGGAAATGGATAGACAACTCCAACAGCAATGGTTAAATAAATGGGAAACTGTACAAATACATAAAGGTAAAACCGCAGCATTTGAGCAGTTTTTGCAAAGTGATAAATGTCCTCATGAAGTTAAGAAATTAGCTCAAGAACCGCTACTGCTTTACTTATTAGCGGCAATGTATCGAGATTGGAAGTTAGATATTCATAAGTTAGAGCAAGCAAGTGATCATCGCACCGCTAAAATTATCATTTACCAAGAAGCTGTAAATTGGGTACTGACTAAACAGCGTTCAGAACGAGATGGTACAGATTTAAACATTGGTTTAACTAAACAAAAGCCGGAAGATTTAAAACGCATTCTTACAGAAGCGGCTGTTTGTGTTGTCCAGTCTGGTGGTGAGTTTGCTTCGATGTCAATGTTAGAAACACGTTTACAAGATGATGAAACAGCCAAGGCGTTAATTGAAAAAGCCAAAGAGAAATTAGGTGATGAAGCACTTAAAACAGCCTTGGCAGCATTTTATATTCGTCCTGCGGAAAAACAAGAAGGCGGGGTTGAGTTCTTTCATAAAAGTTTTGGGGAGTTTCTCTTTGCTGAACGCCTCAAAGCACGGCTGAAAGCGTGGACGCAATATTATGATGCGGATGATGGGAGACAGCCGATTATTTCTGAAGTCTCAATGAATTGGGAAATATATGATTTACTTGGTTATGGTGGGTTAACATGGGAAATTGTAGATTATTTGATGGGGTTGTTAACAGAAAATCAAGATTTTCCTTGGGTGGAATTATTTAAACGGTTAGACAAGTTTTACAGCAAATGGTGTCAAGGGAAATTCATTGATACGGCTGAGGAGACTTTACCCCAGAAGAAGTTGCGACAGTTACAAAGGTATGGAATTACAGGGTTAGGTCAGCGTCAGGTTGATGTTTATGCAGGGTTGAATGTGATGATTCTGCTTTTGGAGTTACACCGTTATGCCCAAGAGCGAGATGATATTAAAGAAGAAATTGTCTTTTATCCATCTGGTAAACCAGAAGAAAATTTTAGAACAACTCAATTGCTTCGCATCATCAACTACAGTGAGGGCTTAGAGTTAGGGAATTTTATTAAAATAGTTGGGCAATTTCTCAGTGGCGCAGACCTCAGTGGCGCAGACCTCAGTGGCGCAGACCTCAGTGGCGCAGACCTCAGTGGCGCAAGCCTCAGTGGCGTAGACCTCAGTGGCGCAGACCTCAGCGACACATCCCTCAGTCACGCAGACCTCAATGGTGCAGACTTCAGCCGCGCAGACCTCAGTCACGTAAGCCTCTATGGCGCAGACCTCAGTCACGCAGACCTCACTTACGCAGACCTCTATGGCGCAGACCTCAGCGACACATACCTCACTGACGCAGACCTCAGTCGCGTAGACCTCAGTCACGCAGGCCTCTATGGCGCAGACCTCAGTGGCACAGACCTTGGAGAATGTGCGAGGACAAAATACAGCAATTAA
- a CDS encoding bile acid:sodium symporter family protein has protein sequence MSSQINRLIKVSQDLFFVWVLIGATYGYFFPKIAASGSSNISIALGVVMLGMGLTITLEQLKGLRYAGKALILGVVLQFTIMPLLGWLAATVLKLPPMLALGVILVGASPGGTASEVVTFLARGDVPLSVALTTASTLISPIMTPLWIWFLSSNWVEIQPLSLIMTTVQFVLLPVLVGIGMRCFWTPNKLVMEGVLPLVSMFAIVWIIATVVGLNRDRLFIMPIVIVAVIFHNVLGLILGYLGAAMTGQSTPVCRTISIEVGMQNSGLAVALAIAHFDPVAAIPGAIFSVCHNLTGSLIASIWRKSA, from the coding sequence ATGTCTTCTCAAATTAATCGTCTCATCAAAGTCAGCCAAGATTTATTTTTTGTTTGGGTATTAATTGGCGCTACATATGGTTATTTTTTCCCAAAAATTGCCGCCAGTGGGAGTAGTAATATTTCCATAGCCTTGGGAGTGGTGATGTTAGGCATGGGTTTAACCATCACTCTTGAGCAACTAAAAGGCTTACGATATGCTGGTAAAGCTTTAATTTTGGGAGTGGTGCTACAGTTTACTATCATGCCGCTCTTAGGATGGTTAGCCGCAACAGTTTTAAAATTACCACCGATGTTGGCATTGGGAGTAATTCTTGTAGGTGCAAGTCCTGGGGGTACTGCTTCGGAAGTGGTGACTTTTTTGGCTCGTGGTGATGTACCCCTATCTGTAGCTTTAACTACTGCTTCTACACTAATTAGCCCAATTATGACACCGCTTTGGATTTGGTTTCTCAGTTCCAACTGGGTGGAAATACAGCCGCTATCTTTAATTATGACTACGGTGCAATTTGTACTATTACCTGTATTAGTAGGTATCGGGATGCGGTGTTTTTGGACTCCTAATAAATTGGTCATGGAAGGAGTTTTACCGCTAGTGTCTATGTTCGCAATTGTGTGGATTATTGCTACAGTTGTGGGCTTAAATCGCGATCGCTTATTTATTATGCCAATAGTTATAGTCGCGGTAATTTTTCATAATGTTTTGGGTTTAATTTTGGGTTATCTGGGTGCAGCGATGACAGGTCAATCAACACCTGTTTGCCGTACAATTTCCATAGAGGTGGGAATGCAAAATTCTGGTTTAGCTGTAGCATTAGCGATCGCTCATTTTGACCCAGTAGCAGCGATACCAGGAGCTATATTTAGCGTCTGTCACAATCTTACAGGCTCGTTGATAGCCTCAATTTGGCGGAAAAGTGCCTAA
- a CDS encoding MarC family protein, with protein MDTSILVQTFLAVFVLADAIGNIPVVLALTKGMMPEDRNKIIDKASIVAIAVLLLFAFGGQYILAYLEISMASLRVAGGLLLLLIALQMLRGELDTPITEEGRDVAITPLALPLLAGPGTLTTVMLFMSKTQNPHLEVVLGIVGAMLISWLILRLANQIDKFIGVEGAVIVTQLLGFLLAALAVEIGTTGIKELFLR; from the coding sequence GTGGATACCTCTATTCTGGTTCAGACTTTTTTGGCTGTGTTTGTGTTGGCAGATGCGATAGGTAATATTCCGGTGGTTTTGGCTTTAACTAAAGGCATGATGCCGGAGGATAGAAATAAAATAATCGATAAAGCGAGTATTGTGGCGATCGCAGTTTTATTACTATTCGCCTTTGGTGGTCAATATATTTTGGCTTATTTAGAAATTAGCATGGCTTCTTTGCGGGTAGCTGGGGGGCTGTTGTTGCTATTAATTGCACTGCAAATGCTTCGGGGAGAGTTGGACACACCAATTACGGAAGAAGGAAGGGATGTGGCTATTACGCCTTTGGCTTTGCCTTTGTTAGCGGGGCCGGGTACATTAACGACGGTAATGTTATTTATGTCGAAAACTCAGAATCCTCATTTAGAAGTAGTATTGGGGATTGTGGGAGCGATGTTGATTTCTTGGTTGATTTTGCGTTTAGCAAATCAAATAGACAAGTTTATTGGTGTTGAGGGTGCTGTAATTGTCACACAGCTTTTAGGGTTTCTGTTGGCGGCGCTGGCGGTGGAGATTGGGACAACAGGGATTAAGGAGTTATTTTTGCGGTAA
- a CDS encoding carbon-nitrogen hydrolase family protein, translating to MKPYLAAAIQMTSVPDLHKNLAQAEELIDLAVRRGAELVGLPENFSFMGEEQDKLAQAEVIARESEIFVKTMAQRYQVTLLGGSFPVPVGDTGRVYNTTVLVSPNGEELARYNKVHLFDVNVPDGNTYRESSTVVAGQELPPVHFSEYLGNIGVSICYDVRFPELYRHLSDKGTDIIFIPAAFTAFTGKDHWQVLLQARAIENTAYVIAPAQTGNNYGRRLTHGHAVIIDPWGTILDDAGDKPGIAIAEINPSRLEQVRRQMPSLQHRVFS from the coding sequence ATGAAGCCTTATTTAGCTGCTGCTATTCAAATGACCAGTGTGCCTGATTTACACAAGAATTTGGCACAAGCTGAAGAATTAATTGATCTGGCCGTGCGTCGAGGTGCTGAGTTAGTAGGTTTGCCAGAAAACTTTTCTTTTATGGGTGAAGAACAAGACAAACTGGCTCAAGCTGAAGTAATTGCGCGTGAGAGTGAAATTTTTGTTAAAACAATGGCGCAGCGCTACCAAGTCACTCTTTTGGGTGGTAGTTTCCCTGTGCCAGTTGGTGATACAGGTAGAGTCTATAACACCACTGTCCTTGTCAGTCCCAATGGTGAAGAACTAGCCCGTTACAATAAAGTACATCTTTTCGATGTCAACGTTCCTGATGGTAATACCTACAGGGAATCTAGCACTGTTGTTGCCGGACAGGAACTACCCCCAGTGCATTTCTCGGAATATTTAGGAAATATTGGCGTTTCTATTTGCTACGATGTCCGCTTCCCCGAACTCTACCGCCATCTCTCAGATAAGGGAACAGATATAATATTTATCCCGGCTGCTTTTACTGCTTTTACAGGCAAAGACCACTGGCAAGTATTACTACAAGCAAGAGCGATTGAAAATACTGCCTACGTAATTGCCCCAGCACAAACTGGTAATAATTATGGTCGCCGCCTTACCCACGGACACGCCGTAATTATCGACCCTTGGGGAACTATTTTAGATGATGCAGGTGACAAACCAGGAATTGCGATCGCAGAAATCAACCCATCCCGTTTAGAACAAGTCCGCCGACAAATGCCTTCCTTGCAACACCGTGTCTTTAGTTAA